One Plasmodium vinckei vinckei genome assembly, chromosome: PVVCY_09 genomic region harbors:
- a CDS encoding polyadenylate-binding protein-interacting protein 1, putative, producing the protein MLNTLLNITTSYKPSECKEKNILNNKVCFKDKYNKEEEDNRKKSANNFNINITDNNNEKNNNNSSPTIPNSIKSNLDSNVNYNNMQNGHFEKSSNSTKCMAYNLQAKEVNNTTGTDNSNNNCDDNTNKNEALNKFENKENDTIMSMTLSGKNSAVDFEKNSNNNSINDNAIINSNRNNNIGDLKNSENVNNSQDNHNNLIKNHELVNNSNFTIQDTSSTCNVNESFAVATANNTSSSLHKEGNNNNCSSNSEVISEVDCSQGTVKNASSVAISSDILPKPSNDYNKIENSDEKCDNANNNSHNNQESKINQFSESKKNSESNVNDKINNCTSSNNNAGENNDNKNSYGNSSGNHNNNNNNKGGSGNRSGNNNNTSNSNGGGSGTDPNGNDNKDDNNEKDKDKNNNNNINDSNSNNNDKIKKKENNNKNGDPNAKKTNKNVNGNDNNESKKSNTKSLISNTNSSSTISGSSLNADAPEFVPSTKSGQGNLQFNNLMWGNYYHDIPNNSFANMQNVNLMNMNGLGTNNNIMIQNPLIDNMGNINNDTTGNNLLGIQNSSNNNNNNNAGTVIDSNLNGYGNKAGGIAGSNSVNKNNTSSVNANTALGGQFNGVDGNEKFTDKSSNTTPISGNNSKVNNNNIHSINTEDGNKSLGGTGPIDSTYLNHNMLEGGKNLRPNNFMNSSENANGFDNADMHNTNNNNSNNNNAHQNFPGNNSMMHHHPHHHNFYLNPPYLINNHPNGLSGHQTIFTSIPYGGGGVAAANNGDIHHELSFPQPPVYNHFGNNSMNGQKNANLNMNPYNFISCGIPGAGPLGTGGPINMAGHHHMDPHFLNSTDNVPMKLPYNHMGQTNRRNSMFAHFGSNVNLHGPNNINENNYDINSNNNNMNPLLSANIGGPGYVFNSSYNSMQPGVMRLNTDGTSSTATNNTPNNANNNANTNSANNNSAASGSNNTGSLNTSGSVMGLNNPIINPGVNVPIPHHHIDNINNPMHMNGMHMNHGLLMNNANMSNMHNMGNHVPMGNVGTMGAGIVGLVGVGGMGGMNATGNMAKQPKRQSVYSDRNAGMNNNSNNNAENVGANNNTTGSGANNKQYNNNYKENKNAMKNNMGNGNEALNNYNYGMKHENNKKNSNRYNLMNNTGDNFNTNYNYNGSNTMKNNPANAKGSYNNKGGKEESNNLAGGNNFYNRNGTNTSTTGAGGSITTPTGSTTNNANTSNDNNKESGASGDAPNDSPADLNESNNTKSNNNKDNFQYGNYKGKNNYYLNSSNDKNSKGHSNTASNQNSATTSNNKEDYKSGRNYGSNKIGDDKSGGNASKKDAGKENTNNNNNSGRYGKQGDNWTKKGYGTNSSNTSNNVNSRANTSTTKHGSYSNSKYNTGSDRRNSNTRYDEGGNKTDKLGYKTNDKKGKPEEDKHSKENRSNSNSNIGINNNQINESGNKNSNTNPNNEENNKVGYNNLKNVKNGDKKNMEFSSWVKIAKMNPNSKKKNEKVNASSSQTDNATASAKNGNTDDTNHNYSNSRNYNKGAGYGKGSHGEPSQVNEENEASLGSPNKESKKNTEMKEDSKKESHILNSASNTNQRYDSNSKGLKKSSGIDDKVNGNIKGKTIGSYSGSSKNYMSEENRNKDSNRSKGVDNKHKSSNSNNMNTNNSSNKKIDYNDKKNISNNLNTNNNSYSHRQREKLKIKNVEIKQIGEKIVPNVSSSSVRNSSIGHNENEDKKDVEKNKNNNTHTSDNVNEKKETDEVTKDEIKQTANVNDKNYSDEENADNKDLTKKNETTNVNSNVNKNKENGKDEQVNGQTNNFDDSAKGKKSSIFSQSKSPYKYGAEGEYNPNTSNENNNKTGSNNNKGSLWNGKISFAEMAKRRPKKDSKDISKEWSGNNRSGQTDKKGSSFNKNGKGLRRTDDGYTKQDQNSNAAYDEKSEINDEELIKEDDNDGVKREDEIENVEGEEKIDINKNGDDVETSNELANDGKEIISASNKDAENRTTEEVDGEETKENKANTADDKIAMNASEDVISGKTNDDEKDGESKLNNKEKEKTEELDSGKSKKNDDESENKNVGSDMNGDKLNDENLLDPKQKEKQKKIEKWQAEKRFTKIDLLEIYLGHNWSLGGENFNFVLSQDNTTDTHYKGNNYMHNNMNSNDDNNNSSNMNNMHINDTKNVNTYNNKRYSHSGYNHGNNMSNAQMNQYNIHNSGGNNANNMGGNNNYDKNMQGNQNSNSGKGGDDGWRHSFSKNMQNNMHMNSGNNNMNYMDGNHNDPNNMNGNNNNGNQGGKGNNFEWRKGDGDKLKGFFDSTRAVESPDAWRNNNAGQQNGSGNNSKPTMSENSWLVKQSQLKADKYTCLMRKLRGILNKLTFEKFDLLYEQIILVDISKLEEIIGLMKLVFEKAVTQHHFVQMYVQLCKKLNIHFHSMKLEDGSVVQFKKILINQCQDSFENNLKPIEFPSHLNEDEKFEFEQMHKNKVRGNMLFVGELVKSGIISIPIVFVCINQLLEKRDSYISQKNDTNEGNLHLEALCMFLNTVGEILDTHEKSNQEEVKNLYNKLNEIVNDESILFRVRCLIKDVIDNRNEKWNKKFAHKLEGPTTLSVLHDKILKETIDQNNRIFSGNNSGNYHDNKMNSSLNNMRNNLLRNSNYGMNNNSGNINNNIPYGMNNQMNMRGMGNTGMKNMDQNKNMKKMSINIIKNKNASSKMMSDDMKFGQNAGTHFGEGSGAFGADNNTGGNYYENNSKNNMSYKNQGFIGNDNNNNNNSGTGGSSSNTPNNNANSNNGLFGNIGSMFTNKETKNEGNFFSRVFSLKKNQKNNAASGGAQDPSFRGADVNTNKTNENNMNGVENQNNKDTNKANTNENEQNDYSYVEDYLPKINELMELSTNINEWDELTKKFEELNIPLKYNEKLQNTILKLTLKKYACNKYLERSESYFNWLIATALANKIDLVSFKSCWKSFFLETDENSYEYTKEDYPLLPFLAKNFIKAVELHDTNHILYDVDSLNEIKNVV; encoded by the coding sequence ATGTTAAATACACTTTTAAATATCACAACATCCTATAAACCTTCGGAATGtaaagagaaaaatattttaaataataaggtttgttttaaagataaatataataaagaagaagaagataatcgaaaaaaaagtgcaaataattttaatattaatattacagataataataatgaaaaaaataataataatagttcACCAACTATTCCCAATTCAATAAAAAGTAATTTAGATAGCAAtgttaattataataacatGCAAAACGGACACTTCGAAAAATCGAGTAATAGTACCAAATGCATGGCTTATAATTTACAAGCTAAAGAGGTTAATAATACGACAGGTACtgataatagtaataataattgtgatgataatacaaataaaaatgaggCGTTAAATAAGTTTGAAAACAAGGAAAATGATACTATAATGAGCATGACTTTGTCAGGTAAAAATAGTGCAGTGGACTTTGAAAagaatagtaataataatagcatTAATGACAATGCTATTATTAATAGTAAcagaaataataacattGGTGATTTGAAAAATTCTGAGAATGTTAATAATTCACAAGataatcataataatttgattaAAAATCATGAACTtgttaataattcaaattttaCGATTCAAGATACATCAAGTACTTGTAATGTAAATGAAAGTTTTGCAGTTGCTACTGCCAATAATACATCTTCATCTCTCCATAAGGAAggtaataataacaattgTAGTAGCAATAGTGAGGTAATATCAGAGGTGGATTGCAGTCAAGGGACTGTAAAAAACGCATCTAGCGTTGCCATTTCCTCCGATATATTGCCTAAGCCTAGTaatgattataataaaattgaaaacagtgatgaaaaatgtgataatgcaaataataatagtcaTAATAATCAAGAATcgaaaataaatcaatttagtgaaagtaaaaaaaatagtgagTCCAATGTTAATgacaaaataaacaattgcactagtagtaataataatgccggagaaaataatgacaataaaaatagttatgGAAATAGCTCAGGAAAtcataataacaataacaataataaaggAGGGTCTGGGAATAGGTCaggaaataataacaacACAAGTAACAGTAATGGTGGTGGAAGTGGTACTGATCCCAATGGAAATGATAATAAGGATGacaataatgaaaaagataaggacaaaaataataataacaatataaatgatagtaatagtaataataatgataaaataaagaaaaaagaaaataataataaaaatggagatccaaatgcaaaaaaaactaataaaaatgtaaacggtaatgataataatgaaagcAAAAAATCGAACACAAAATCTTTGATAAGTAACACAAATAGTAGTAGTACAATTTCTGGAAGCTCACTAAATGCTGATGCACCTGAGTTTGTACCATCTACTAAATCTGGACAAGGTAATTtacaatttaataatttaatgtggggtaattattatcatgATATTCCAAATAATTCGTTTGCTAATATGCAAAATGTTAATTTGATGAATATGAATGGATTAGGAactaataataacattatGATTCAAAACCCATTAATAGATAATATgggaaatataaataatgatacaacaggtaataatttattaggAATTCAAAATtctagtaataataataacaataataatgctGGTACAGTTATTGATTCAAATTTAAATGGATATGGTAATAAGGCTGGTGGTATTGCAGGTTCAAATtctgttaataaaaataatacaagtAGTGTAAATGCTAATACAGCTCTTGGCGGTCAATTTAATGGTGTAGATGggaatgaaaaatttactGACAAAAGTAGTAATACAACTCCTATATCTGGAAATAATTCCaaagtaaataataataatattcataGTATTAATACAGAAGATGGTAATAAAAGTTTAGGAGGAACAGGGCCCATAGATtcaacatatttaaatcatAATATGTTAGAAGGAGGAAAAAATTTAAGGcctaataattttatgaataGTTCAGAAAATGCAAACGGATTTGATAATGCAGATATGCATaacacaaataataataatagtaataataataatgcacATCAAAATTTTCCTGGTAATAATTCAATGATGCATCATCATCCACatcatcataatttttatttaaatcctccatatttaattaataatcaCCCAAATGGTTTATCGGGACATCaaactatttttacttCAATACCTTATGGAGGTGGAGGAGTTGCTGCTGCAAATAATGGTGACATACATCATGAACTATCTTTTCCGCAACCTCCAGTTTATAATCATTTTGGTAATAATTCAATGAATGgtcaaaaaaatgcaaactTAAATATGAAcccatataattttatatcttgTGGTATACCCGGTGCAGGACCATTAGGCACAGGGGGACCTATAAATATGGCTGGTCATCATCATATGGAtcctcattttttaaacagtACTGATAATGTTCCAATGAAATTACCTTATAATCATATGGGCCAAACAAACAGAAGAAATAGTATGTTTGCTCATTTTGGTAGTAATGTTAATTTACATGGTcctaataatattaatgagaataattatgatataaattcaaataataataatatgaatccGTTACTTTCTGCTAACATAGGAGGACCAGGATATGTTTTCAATTCTTCTTATAATTCTATGCAACCTGGTGTTATGCGATTAAACACAGATGGCACTAGCTCAACAGCTACTAATAATACACCTAATaatgcaaataataatgcaaaCACGAATAgtgcaaataataattcagcTGCTAGTGGTAGTAATAATACAGGTAGTTTAAATACTAGCGGAAGTGTTATGGGTCTAAACAATCCCATCATTAATCCAGGAGTAAATGTTCCTATTCCTCATCACCATatagataatataaataaccCAATGCATATGAATGGCATGCATATGAATCACGGGCTTTTGATGAACAATGCAAATATGAGTAATATGCATAACATGGGTAATCATGTTCCTATGGGTAATGTAGGGACTATGGGTGCTGGTATTGTAGGACTTGTTGGTGTTGGTGGTATGGGAGGAATGAATGCTACTGGAAATATGGCTAAACAACCGAAACGGCAAAGTGTATATAGTGATAGAAATGCAGgaatgaataataatagtaataataatgctgAAAATGTCGGagcaaataataatacgaCTGGTAGTGgtgcaaataataaacaatataataataattacaaagaaaataaaaatgctatgaaaaataatatgggTAATGGAAATGAagcattaaataattataattatggaATGAaacatgaaaataataaaaaaaatagtaatagaTATAATTTGATGAATAATACAGgtgataattttaatactaACTATAATTACAATGGAAGTAAtacaatgaaaaataatccAGCTAATGCAAAAggttcatataataataaaggaGGAAAAGAAgaatcaaataatttagcaggaggtaataatttttataataggAATGGTACAAATACTTCTACTACTGGAGCCGGAGGTTCTATAACAACTCCAACTGGAAGTACTACTAATAATGCTAATACATCTAATGATAACAATAAAGAATCAGGAGCATCTGGAGATGCACCAAATGATTCCCCAGCTGATTTAAACGaaagtaataatacaaaatcgaataataataaagataatttCCAATATGGAAATtataaaggaaaaaataattattatttaaatagttcaaatgataaaaatagtaaaggACATAGTAATACTGCATCAAATCAAAATTCTGCTACCACTAGTAACAATAAAGAGGATTATAAAAGTGGTAGAAATTATGGAAGCAACAAAATTGGTGACGATAAAAGTGGAGGCAATGCATCTAAAAAAGATGCAGGAAAGGAAaacacaaataataataataacagtGGTAGATATGGAAAACAAGGTGATAATTGGACTAAAAAAGGATATGGCACAAATAGTAGCAACACGTCTAATAATGTCAATTCAAGAGCCAATACTAGTACAACCAAACATGGAAGTTATTCGaatagtaaatataatacgGGTTCTGATCGACGAAATAGTAATACTAGGTATGATGAAGGGGGTAATAAAACAGACAAATTAGGCTACAAaacaaatgataaaaaaggaaaaccTGAAGAAGATAAACATAGTAAGGAAAACAGAAGCAATAGTAATAGCAATATaggaataaataataaccaaattaatgaaagtggaaataaaaactcTAATACGAATCCAAATAacgaagaaaataataaagtaggatataataatttaaagaatGTAAAGAATGGTgataaaaagaatatggAATTTTCATCATGGGTAAAAATAGCTAAAATGAATCCTAATagtaaaaagaaaaatgaaaaagtaaATGCATCAAGTTCACAAACAGATAATGCAACAGCTTCtgcaaaaaatggaaatacaGATGATACAAATCATAATTATAGTAATAGTCGAAACTATAATAAAGGAGCTGGATATGGAAAAGGATCACATGGAGAACCATCACAAgtaaatgaagaaaatgaagcCTCATTAGGATCTCCAAATAAAGaatctaaaaaaaatactgaAATGAAAGAAGATTCCAAAAAAGAAtcacatatattaaatagtgCAAGTAACACAAACCAACGTTATGATAGTAATAGTAAAGGATTGAAAAAGAGTAGTGGTATTGATGATAAAgtaaatggaaatataaaaggaaaaaCAATTGGAAGCTATTCGGGAAGtagtaaaaattatatgagcGAAGAAAATCGCAATAAAGATTCGAATAGATCAAAGGGTGTTgataataaacataaaagtagtaatagtaataatatgaatacaAACAATagtagtaataaaaaaatagattataatgataaaaaaaatatttcaaataatttaaatacaaataataatagctATTCACATAGACAAcgagaaaaattaaaaataaaaaatgttgagataaaacaaataggAGAAAAAATAGTTCCAAATGTCTCATCCTCTTCTGTTAGAAATAGTAGTATTGGtcataatgaaaatgaagataaaaaggatgttgaaaaaaacaaaaataataatacccATACTAGTGACAatgtaaatgaaaaaaaagaaactgACGAAGTTACAAAGgatgaaataaaacaaactGCTAATGTAAATGACAAAAATTATAGCGATGAGGAAAATGCAGATAATAAAgatttaacaaaaaaaaatgaaactaCCAATGTTAATAGTAATGTAAATAagaataaagaaaatggaAAAGATGAACAAGTTAATGGtcaaacaaataatttcGATGATAGCGCAAAGGGAAAAAAAAGCAGTATATTTAGTCAAAGTAAAAGTCCTTATAAATATGGAGCAGAAGGAGAATATAATCCCAATACATCTAacgaaaataataataaaacaggatctaataataataaaggaaGTTTATGGAATGGAAAAATATCTTTTGCTGAAATGGCAAAACGTCGACCTAAAAAAGATTCAAAAGATATTTCAAAAGAATGGAGTGGTAATAATAGGTCAGGTCAAACTGACAAAAAGGGAAGTAGTTTCAACAAAAATGGAAAGGGATTAAGAAGAACTGATGATGGTTATACAAAACAAGACCAAAATAGTAATGCTGcttatgatgaaaaaagtgaaataaatgatgaggaattaataaaagaagATGATAATGATGGAGTAAAGAGAGAAGATGAAATTGAGAATGTAGAAGGCGAAGAAAAAATCGAtatcaataaaaatggagaTGATGTCGAAACTTCTAATGAGCTAGCAAATGACggaaaagaaataataagtGCATCTAATAAAGATGCAGAAAATAGAACCACTGAAGAGGTTGATGGTGAAGAAACGAAAGAAAACAAAGCTAACACTGCTGATGATAAAATAGCTATGAATGCTAGTGAAGATGTAATTAGTGGTAAGACTAATGATGATGAAAAGGATGGAGAAAGTAAATTGAacaataaagaaaaagaaaaaacagAAGAATTAGATTCTGGAaaatctaaaaaaaatgatgatgaaagtgaaaataaaaatgtaggATCAGATATGAATGGTGACAAGctaaatgatgaaaatttgTTAGATccaaaacaaaaagaaaaacaaaaaaaaatcgaaaaatGGCAAGCAGAAAAAagatttacaaaaattgaTTTATTAGAAATTTATTTAGGGCATAATTGGAGTTTAGGAggtgaaaattttaattttgttttatccCAAGACAATACAACAGATACACATTATAAAGGAAATAATTACATGCacaataatatgaattccaatgatgataataataacagtTCAAACATGAATaacatgcatataaatgatacaaaaaatgtaaatacttataataataagagATATAGTCATTCAGGATATAACCatggaaataatatgaGCAACGCTCAAATGAATCAATACAATATTCATAATTCAGGAGGAAATAATGCTAATAATATGGGaggtaataataattatgataaaaatatgcaagGTAATCAAAATTCGAATAGTGGTAAAGGTGGTGATGATGGATGGCGACATTCCTTttctaaaaatatgcaaaataatatgcatatgaatagtggaaataataatatgaattatatgGATGGAAATCATAATGATcctaataatatgaatggaaataataataatggaaatCAAGGAGGAAAAGGTAATAACTTTGAATGGAGAAAAGGAGATGGGgataaattaaaaggaTTCTTTGATTCAACAAGAGCAGTTGAATCACCAGATGCATggagaaataataatgcagGACAACAAAATGGTAGTGGAAATAATTCTAAACCTACTATGTCTGAAAATAGTTGGTTAGTAAAACAGAGTCAACTAAAAGctgataaatatacatgCTTAATGAGAAAATTAAGAggtattttaaataagctaacatttgaaaaatttgatttattgtatgaacaaataatattagtaGATATATCAAAACTTGAAGAAATAATTGGATTAATGAAATTAGTTTTTGAAAAAGCTGTAACTCAACATCATTTTGTACAAATGTATGTacaattatgtaaaaaattaaatatacattttcatAGTATGAAATTAGAAGATGGATCTGTTGTTCAATTTAAAAagattttaataaatcaatGTCAAGATagttttgaaaataatttaaaaccTATAGAATTTCCAAGTCATTTAAATGAAGATGAGAAATTTGAATTTGAACAaatgcataaaaataaagtaagAGGAAATATGTTATTTGTTGGTGAACTAGTTAAATCTGGAATTATTTCTATACCTATTGTTTTTGTATGTATTAATCAATTGCTAGAAAAGAGAGATAGTTATATATCTCAAAAGAATGACACTAACGAAGGAAATCTTCATTTAGAAGCATTATGtatgtttttaaatacagTTGGTGAAATATTAGATACTCATGAAAAATCAAATCAAGAAGaagttaaaaatttatacaataaattaaatgaaattgTAAATGATGAAAGTATATTATTCCGTGTTAGATGTTTAATTAAAGATGTTATTGATAAtagaaatgaaaaatggaataaaaaGTTTGCTCATAAATTAGAAGGTCCAACAACATTAAGTGTATTACATGATAagatattaaaagaaacaaTTGATCAAAATAATCGAATATTTTCTGGTAATAACTCAGGTAATTATCATGacaataaaatgaatagtagcttaaataatatgcGAAATAATTTACTTAGAAATTCTAATTATGGcatgaataataatagtggaaatattaataataatattccaTATGGAATGAACAATCAAATGAATATGAGAGGTATGGGAAATACAggaatgaaaaatatggatcaaaataaaaatatgaaaaaaatgtcaataaatattataaaaaataaaaatgcatcTTCTAAAATGATGAGTGATGATATGAAATTTGGGCAAAATGCTGGAACTCATTTTGGTGAAGGATCTGGAGCATTTGGTGCTGACAATAATACTGGTGgtaattattatgaaaataattcaaaaaataatatgtcatataaaaatcaagGATTTATAGGAAAcgacaataataataataataactcAGGTACTGGTGGTAGTTCATCAAACACTcctaataataatgcaaaTTCCAATAATGGACTTTTTGGCAATATAGGTTCAATGTTTACGAATAAAGAAACTAAAAATGAGGGTAATTTCTTTTCAAGAGTTTTTAgcttgaaaaaaaatcaaaagaATAATGCAGCCAGTGGTGGAGCACAAGATCCATCATTTAGAGGTGCAGATGtgaatacaaataaaactaatgaaaataatatgaatggggttgaaaatcaaaataataaagatacAAATAAAGCAAATACAAATGAGaatgaacaaaatgatTATTCCTATGTTGAAGATTATCTACCTAAAATTAATGAACTAATGGAATTAtctacaaatataaatgaatgggatgaattaacaaaaaaatttgaggaattaaatattccattgaaatataatgaaaagtTACAAAATaccattttaaaattaactttaaaaaaatatgcatgcaataaatatttagaaAGAAGTGAAAGTTACTTTAATTGGTTAATTGCAACAGCTTTggcaaataaaatagattTAGTATCATTTAAATCATGTTGGAAATCTTTCTTTTTAGAAACTGATGAAAATAGTTATGAATATACAAAAGAAGATTATCCATTATTGCCATTCTTAgctaaaaattttataaaagcaGTTGAACTTCATGACACTAATCATATTCTTTATGATGTAGATTCATTGAATGAGATCAAAAATGTTGTATAA
- a CDS encoding nucleic acid binding protein, putative: MTNMDIPNCKNVKENSISLNKDNEDEIHSDFIKKRKKSEISKFDNRNKNINLFISKQDKKVYCSGLNDSKDVSINSYKPEYTNELGTCYKNPDKNTILSNTPKRENTHLEMEKNNINNLNKYKNELDNRIKRKINPLKQNSEKKKIKKNFNNEIGPILNNSDIQNNFDIRYDINKTNNITKSDKKYENYNENIKKGMIENKTILIDEALKEYPRIFVTRLPFEVNRNDLENYFSKYGKIIDIYVSKNLSNNKNKGFGFVSFENQISMDKALNEKMHIICGKEIVVDVASMRDPKSKHLFYLPSYHYLSRNPKNEKKYANKIQNSNIQFNPYLNIQNNINTRDISQNMQNDFLMNNYYNIHSNSKDNTPIDSLNHKSIFKNNNIPVPYFPSFGYNTNPKYLNQMAYSNFTDYATHDYYWNLTQNYNWNNSYLHNENIYNSKNMDYPYYFSNPQYINQGATILKNKMTHQNTMFDENKLAYPTNIGTCKGYKNNYSSFIPKLPGDEWNKRTSKLFVTKLNSVTTTETLRNYFKNYGEIIDIYMPNDACTNKPRGIAFVTFLDSECVKKILSNKNYKHIIDGKEVVVDLANLETKSKKSFCYS, from the exons ATGACAAATATGGATATAccaaattgtaaaaatgtCAAGGAAAACAGTATCAGTCTTAATAAGGACAACGAAGATGAAATACATAgtgattttataaaaaaaagaaaaaaaagtgaaatcTCGAAGTTTGAcaatagaaataaaaatatcaatttatttattagtaaACAAGATAAGAAAGTTTATTGCTCAGGATTAAATGATAGCAAAGACGTAAGTATTAATAGTTATAAACCAGAATACACAAATGAATTAGGGACATGCTATAAGAACCctgataaaaatacaattttaagTAATACCCCGAAAAGAGAAAATACACATTtagaaatggaaaaaaataacataaacaatttaaataaatataaaaatgaattagaTAATAggattaaaagaaaaattaatcctctaaaacaaaatagtgaaaaaaaaaaaatcaaaaaaaatttcaacAATGAAATAGGACCTATATTAAACAATTCAGAcattcaaaataattttgatattagatacgatataaataaaactaaTAATATCACTAAAtcagataaaaaatatgaaaattacaatgaaaatataaaaaaaggaatgatagaaaataaaacaattttaatagatgag gCTTTGAAAGAATACCCAAGAATATTCGTAACGAGATTACCATTTGAGGTAAATAGGAATGATcttgaaaattatttttcaaagtatggtaaaataatagatatatatgtttcAAAAAActtatcaaataataaaaataagggATTCGGATTTGTTTCATTCGAAAACCAAATCTCTATGGACAAA GCACTCAATGAAAAGATGCATATCATTTGTGGAAAAGAAATTGTCGTTGATGTGGCATCGATGAGGGATCCTAAATCGAAGCATCTTTTTT ACCTCCCATCTTATCACTACTTATCAAGGAAtccaaaaaatgaaaaaaaatatgcgaataaaattcaaaacagtaatatacaatttaacccatatttaaatatacaaaataatattaacacAAGAGATATTTCAcaaaatatgcaaaatgATTTTCTCATGaacaattattataatatacacTCTAACAGTAAAGATAATACACCAATCGATTCATTAAATCATAAatcaatttttaaaaataacaacaTCCCAGTTCCATATTTCCCATCATTTGGATATAATACTAATCcgaaatatttaaatcaaaTGGCATATTCAAATTTCACAGATTATGCTACTCATGATTATTATTGGAACCTtacacaaaattataattggaataattcatatttacataatgaaaatatttacaattcGAAAAATATGGACTATCCATACTATTTTTCCAATCCtcaatatataaatcaag GTGCCACTATtttgaaaaacaaaatgactCACCAAAATACAATgtttgatgaaaataaattagcATATCCTACTAATATAGGCACATGTAAAggctataaaaataattactcATCAT TTATTCCCAAACTCCCTGGTGATGAATGGAACAAGCGGACATCCAAATTATTTGTTACAAAATTAA ATAGTGTAACTACTACAGAGACTCTTCGaaattatttcaaaaattacGGAGAGAtcatagatatatatatgccaAATG acGCATGTACAAACAAGCCAAGGGGGATAGCTTTCGTTACATTCCTAGACAGTGAATGTGTTAAGAAGatattatcaaataaaaattataaacatataattgACGGAAAAGAA GTAGTTGTAGATCTAGCAAATCTCGAAAcaaaaagcaaaaaaagTTTTTGCTACTCTTGA